A window of the Phragmites australis chromosome 20, lpPhrAust1.1, whole genome shotgun sequence genome harbors these coding sequences:
- the LOC133901446 gene encoding uncharacterized protein LOC133901446 → METIEQQDSPPLLDPSLAPLMLFDAGRDGGEPEEENGGARLVYSIPKRRLLLARELDRFIDDVTWITPQGWMLMLDPATRTVSLLDPFTSRRVHLPPDLDSLVASSDNTRCVMSTHRLTDPGCIMLVIHLTDPVLCYCRPGGSWWFRHEYRLELLVVDDCFDRDSIIGAVVRLTAVGGRFYTHWDDKLGTLEFSSDPTLSCSHVVDRWIPAGYYLRAFQVESCGDLFRFGVSMSADKVGLKANCIYFMNQDDKGLYVYNMEQGTTTLHNPTLEIPDSMEPILLMPAT, encoded by the exons ATGGAAACAATAGAACAGCAAGATTCGCCGCCACTGCTAGATCCTAGTCTGGCTCCACTCATGCTGTTTGACGCCGGCCGCGACGGCGGTGAACCGGAGGAGGAAAACGGCGGGGCCAGGCTGGTGTACAGCATACCCAAgaggcggctgctgctggccaGAGAGTTGGACCGCTTCATCGACGATGTTACCTGGATTACTCCGCAGGGATGGATGCTCATGCTGGACCCGGCAACGCGTACTGTGTCTCTGCTCGACCCCTTCACCTCGCGCAGGGTGCACCTGCCCCCAGACCTAGACAGCCTCGTCGCGAGCAGCGACAACACCAGATGCGTCATGTCGACTCACCGGCTGACGGACCCGGGCTGCATCATGCTAGTGATACATCTCACGGACCCGGTGTTGTGCTATTGTCGCCCCGGGGGTAGCTGGTGGTTTAGGCATGAGTATCGGCTTGAGCTGCTGGTCGTCGATGACTGCTTCGACCGCGACAGCATCATCGGTGCGGTGGTGAGGCTCACAGCGGTGGGGGGCAGGTTCTACACACATTGGGATGATAAGCTAGGGACCCTTGAGTTCTCGTCGGATCCGACATTGTCTTGCTCCCATGTCGTGGATAGGTGGATACCGGCGGGGTACTACTTGCGTGCTTTCCAGGTGGAGTCCTGCGGGGACTTGTTCAGG TTTGGGGTGTCCATGTCTGCAGACAAGGTTGGTTTGAAGGCAAACTGCATCTATTTCATGAACCAGGATGATAAGGGGTTGTACGTCTACAACATGGAGCAGGGAACCACTACCTTGCACAACCCTACCCTAGAAATTCCAGATTCTATGGAGCCCATACTTTTGATGCCTGCCACTTGA